The Salvelinus namaycush isolate Seneca chromosome 38, SaNama_1.0, whole genome shotgun sequence genome includes a window with the following:
- the cdkn1ba gene encoding cyclin-dependent kinase inhibitor 1Ba encodes MCNNMSNVSLSNGSPTLERVDPRPTDHTKPQICRNLFGSVDHDEFGRECLVQMKEMEKVFIDKWNFDFLNDEPLPQGDYKWEPMKSSDVPDFYSRPPHKRVWSSGNVDHNGNHDNGVRRSCPANGAELSEKNERQTDCHHSHNGARKRPANPEPQSTGKKLHSSEEDEVVSKSVEQTPSKNDSRTHEH; translated from the exons ATGTGTAACAACATGTCAAATGTTAGTCTTTCGAATGGGAGTCCGACGTTGGAAAGGGTGGATCCGCGACCGACGGATCACACGAAGCCCCAGATTTGCCGAAATCTTTTCGGATCGGTGGATCATGACGAATTTGGGAGGGAGTGTTTGGTTCAAATGAAAGAGATGGAGAAGGTTTTTATTGACAAATGGAATTTTGATTTTCTAAACGACGAGCCCCTTCCCCAGGGAGATTATAAATGGGAACCGATGAAAAGCAGTGACGTGCCAGACTTTTACAGCAGACCGCCTCATAAGCGAGTCTGGTCCTCTGGAAATGTGGACCATAACGGGAATCATGATAACGGAGTCCGACGGAGCTGTCCTGCGAACGGGGCTGAGCTATCCGAGAAGAACGAGAGACAGACGGATTGTCACCACTCTCACAACGGGGCAAGGAAAAGACCTGCAAATCCAG AACCCCAAAGTACAGGTAAAAAGTTGCATTCCAGTGAAGAGGATGAAGTTGTGTCAAAGTCAGTAGAGCAGACACCCAGCAAAAACGATTCCAGGACACATGAACACTAA